Genomic segment of Verrucomicrobiota bacterium:
CCAAACCTTCTGGCCCGACCACATGGCCACAGGTCAATACCTCACTGAACTGGCGCAGGGACTGGTTCAACGTGGTCATCAGGTCACCGTGGTTTATATTAGGCTTTCAACATGTCACAAGGTAAAGTTAAAAGCGACTCATTAGAATATCGTCCGGCCATTGACGGCTTGCGTGCGCTTGCTGTCCTTTCGGTGTTCATCTTTCACCTGAACCATAGCTGGCTTCCTGGTGGCTTTGTCGGTGTTGACGTGTTCTTTGTCATATCTGGTTACCTAATCACTTCCATCATCTTCAAAGAGTGTCAAAATGGCTCGTTTTCCCTCAAAAAATTCTATCAACGTCGCATTGCAAGAATTTTCCCTGCCTTCTTCACGGTGGCATTGGTGACTCTTATTGGAGCGCGCTTCATCTATTCGTCGCAGGACTTTGCTTCTACGGGTGCAACTCTAACAGCAGCGGCTCTTTCCGTTGTGAACATGAAGTTAATGGTGCAAGGGAACTATTTTGAAATGTCGCCTGATGCTCAGCCATTCCTTCATTATTGGTCCTTGTCGGTCGAGGAGCAGTTTTACTTATTTTTCCATCTACTTCTATTATCGATGTTTACGTTTGCCCGCAAGCGCTTGGTCTTGTTGCTGGGTTTGCTGTGCGCGTTAAGCTTCCTGGCTTGTGTTGTGGTTACACGTTTCAAGCCGGATTGGGGGTTCTACCTGTTGCCAACTAGGGCATGGGAGTTGTTTGTCGGCAGTCTATTGGCAGTGTGCGGTGGCAGCACTAAACTTGTTCCATCGGCACGCTGGTCATGGTGGGCTTCGGTTTTCAGCCTTGTTTTAATCGCGCTGTCCTTCGTTGCACTCCGTGAAGGGAACCACTTTCCAGGCTACTGGGCGTTACTTCCCGTCATTGGATCTGCCGGTGTGCTTGCAATGAACAGTGGTGGTTTAAGCGAAAAATGGTTGGCACTGCCTCCTCTGGTGTTGATCGGCCGAATTTCTTATTCCCTTTATCTATGGCACTGGCCCATTTTTGCCCTGGTGGATTACAGGTTGTATTTTGTTTCAGAGCCTGCGCGTTTGATGTTGAAAGTTGGCTTGAGTTTCCTCTTTGCCTCCTTGAGTTTTTGGCTCATTGAGAATCCCATGAGGGTCTTTTTAAATCGTCGGCAAAACATGCCTTGGGCCTATGGGGCTTTATTTTGCGCCTTAATAATTTGTGTGCCGCTCGGAATTGCTGTTAGGATGGCCTTTTATCTCAATGCCGAACCCAACACTGTACTGAAAGGCGGACTAGTTTTTAATGCGAAAAATGGTTCTAAATCGGTCATCCTCATGGGCGATAGCAATGGTTCTATGTATGGCGAGGTGATGAAGAAAATTTGCACCGACCTGAATTTCAAACTTTCCGTGATTAGTGTTGCAGCGGGGGATCCGCTGCCGTCCACTACAAACGGTGCCTGTAGCCAGTTGTGGTTGGATTCATTGGCCGCAGTCAATCGAGAAAAACCAGATTTTTTAATTATCAGCTGCCACTGGAGCAGCAAACTCAAGGGAGACACGCAAAGGCTTGTGTACGCGATAGAGGCGCTTAAAAAAAACGCTAGGAATTTGGTGATTCTTAATCAGCCTCCCATTCTTCCAAACAATATCAATCGCGCTGCCATCAGAGCTGGGGCGCGTCCGCCATTTTATGAGGACAAAGAAACTCGCCGACGCCGCTTGGAGGCCAACGAATTTTTGAAGCATTTCATTTCGGAAAACTGTAGCGTGATTGACGTTTCCATTCATTTCCAAAAAAACACAGGCGATATCTTGTTTTGTGATGGCCAGGGCAGAGAACTATACCACGACGCAACTCATTTGTCCGGATTTGGTGCTGATTTGATACTCCCTGTTCTAATGCGAACCATATTGTATTACCTCCAGAGCGGCGCCAAGTCTCCATACAACCAATAACCGATAGCGTTTTCCTCCCCCTCGATGACCATGAACTGATATCGGTCAGGAATCGGAAACTGAGCACAGTTGAAATATTTATTATTAAATCAAACCTTCTGGCCCGACCACATGGCCACAGGTCAACACCTCACTGAACTGGCGCAGGGACTGGTTCAGCGTGGGCATCAGGTCACCGTCGTCACCAGCCTCCGGGCTTACGATGCCCCGGATGTTCTTTTCCCAAAACACGAAGTCTGGCAGGGTATCAAGATTTACCGTATCGGATCAACCGGCTTCGGCAAAAAGGCCAAGTGGCGGCGGGCCGCTGATTTCGCCTCGTTTCTACTGCTGTGTACCTGGCAGCTTCTCCGTTTGCCGCGCCATGATGCGGTGATTGCGCTCACCAGTCCGCCTCTCATCTCCGCCTTTGGTGCCGCCATTGCCCGCCGCTGGCACGCAAAATTTTATTACTGGGTCATGGATTTCAACCCGGACGAAGCCA
This window contains:
- a CDS encoding acyltransferase family protein translates to MSQGKVKSDSLEYRPAIDGLRALAVLSVFIFHLNHSWLPGGFVGVDVFFVISGYLITSIIFKECQNGSFSLKKFYQRRIARIFPAFFTVALVTLIGARFIYSSQDFASTGATLTAAALSVVNMKLMVQGNYFEMSPDAQPFLHYWSLSVEEQFYLFFHLLLLSMFTFARKRLVLLLGLLCALSFLACVVVTRFKPDWGFYLLPTRAWELFVGSLLAVCGGSTKLVPSARWSWWASVFSLVLIALSFVALREGNHFPGYWALLPVIGSAGVLAMNSGGLSEKWLALPPLVLIGRISYSLYLWHWPIFALVDYRLYFVSEPARLMLKVGLSFLFASLSFWLIENPMRVFLNRRQNMPWAYGALFCALIICVPLGIAVRMAFYLNAEPNTVLKGGLVFNAKNGSKSVILMGDSNGSMYGEVMKKICTDLNFKLSVISVAAGDPLPSTTNGACSQLWLDSLAAVNREKPDFLIISCHWSSKLKGDTQRLVYAIEALKKNARNLVILNQPPILPNNINRAAIRAGARPPFYEDKETRRRRLEANEFLKHFISENCSVIDVSIHFQKNTGDILFCDGQGRELYHDATHLSGFGADLILPVLMRTILYYLQSGAKSPYNQ